From Polaribacter haliotis:
AACGCAGGAATTGCATTAAACGATAACTTTGTAAAAGTTGTTTCTTGGTATGATAACGAAATAGGTTATTCAACTAAAATCGTAGATTTAATTGAATACGCAGATACTTTATAGTATTTAAAATATAGTAAAAGTAAAAACCTGATAGATTTGTTTCTATCAGGTTTTTTTATTTTTGAATACTGAATACTGAATACTGAATACTGAATACTGAATACTGAATACTGAATACTATTTCACAGCTATCACACTAATTTCTACATTCACAAACTTAGGCAAGTTCGCAACTTCTACAGTTTCTCTTGCAGGCGCAGTTTCATTATCGAAATATTCTCCGTAAACTGTATTTATTTCAGCAAAATTATTCATATCAGAAATAAAAATAGAAGCTTTTATAACATTTTCGAAAGTCATTTTTGCAGCGGCTAAAACTTCTTTTAAGTTTTCCATTACTTGTTTTGTTTCTAAAGTAATACTGTCTAGAACCAATTCTCCCGAATTCGGATTTATAGCTATTTGTCCAGAAGTGTACAAAGTATTTCCAGTTAATACAGCTTGGTTATATGGTCCAATAGGAGCAGGTGCGTGTTTGGTTGTGATTATTGTTTTCATTGTTTATTAGTTTTTTATTTTTAAGTTTCAATATTAAGATTTCTCCATAAAGTCGAAATGACAATTGCGAACTTACTTTTCCTTCTTCCAGCTTCACGCTTCCATCTTTACAACTTCCAACTTCTTTCTAAAACAACCTTCTATCTGGTGGCTTATTTTTATCCCATTTTAAATCTGCTAAAACAGAAGATTTTACACCAATAAAAAACGTGTAAGAAGAGTTTGTTCCAAAAGGAACCCAGTTAAAATTGAACTGCCAGCTATCTAAATCTCTCGAAAAATTAAATCTCGAAAATGTAAATGCACCACCTTTAAAATCGTAACCAGAAGAATAACCAACTTTCCATTTTGGAGATAATTCTAAATTACCACTAAACATTAAACTTTGTACCCCAATTTCACCAGGATCGACACCATTATTTATATAGTTTGTGGAATATGCTAAATTAATAGACCAAGGAATATCTGAGTTGAATAATTTGGCAGTTTTATTTTTATCTTCTTTACTTGAATTAGCATTATTTCTTGGACCAAACCTATCTGTTGGATTTATATCTGCGCCAATAACATCTGGTGGATTGTTAGCAGAATTTGTATTACTGTTTTTATCTTCTTTATTACCCTTTTTAAAATCGGCACTAGAAATAGAGTAGTTTGCAGTTATACTTGCGTTTGTTAATCTTGGTAAACCTGCATTAAACTCATCTATTCTTATAATAGATCCATTCGATTCAACTGTTTTATATGGATCTAAAGAACCACTTAAATTAACGGCTAACTTATCTTTAAAGAAACGAGTTCCTGCAGAAAAGCTAATAGGAGACCATCGTAAACTATCTGCAGCAATGTTGTAGGAAGTATTAAAGTTTAAGTTGTTTAAAAGTGTTATTTTCTTATCTTCTTCATCACTATCTGGGTCATCTGAGGCGACTTTTGCCTCTAAAACATTATTTAAAGAAATTCCAATTGAATTACTTAATCCTGCAGATGGTGCTCTGTATAAACTATTATCAAAAATAGTATAATTTTCAAAATCTAAGGGGTCTGCACTTTTTCGGACTTGTTTTATGTACTGGCTTCCAAAATCTGGTCTATAAGAATAAGAGATAGAGGGTCTAAATGTGTGTCTAATCGTTTTTAATTTCCCTTTTTTAAAGTTGAAAGTACCATATATATTTGTAGATAAGCTAACCCCTAAATTATAGGTTCTAAAAGATTTAAATCCAATTAAAGAATCGGTTCTAATTTCGGCATTAATTGGATCATATTCTTTTTCTATATAATTAAAGTTCCAAGATTCTTCGTAATTGGCACTTGGCGAAATTGT
This genomic window contains:
- a CDS encoding Rid family detoxifying hydrolase codes for the protein MKTIITTKHAPAPIGPYNQAVLTGNTLYTSGQIAINPNSGELVLDSITLETKQVMENLKEVLAAAKMTFENVIKASIFISDMNNFAEINTVYGEYFDNETAPARETVEVANLPKFVNVEISVIAVK